In one Corallococcus sp. EGB genomic region, the following are encoded:
- the infB gene encoding translation initiation factor IF-2 → MSKKRVHEIAKELKSHGIELDNKEVVTELAGLGYDVKSHSSSLDDDQATAAVQKILDKRKPKQAAAPVAAKGFVVRRKVGAPAGTSAPEAQDAHAQTAEPAYEQPEAMPEPQAAAPVTQEPPQAPAAPEPPPAPVEAAPAARAPEAPAETAAPPEATVATIAAAPEPTPAPEAPATPSVAASVTPPVTPPSTPPPAAVAETPRAAEPTPATATPRSPTQESPRLPNPPTRSPVPPTARTPSSTSTSATVISRGPGYVQRPGSTGGRPGGPPGSRPGGPGGAGGRPGGPSGPGSRPGAPMQGRPGSGPMQNRPGAPVQARPGQTGPVRPSTPPSAGATGATPVQPTGPTIMVGGVPHAQVAPTPGAQARPTATQAVVISRPLIQVRRVTPTTTQAKQYPMAPGRAGIPTEKREYKVVQDHLGRGRELVDVSKNKERGQRKRTGPETTSVSKQELSDMVWGRIQIPVRGKKRKPTKKGAKTQITQMAEEKKVIKLQEGISVSDLGQRMGIRTAELIKKLMGMQKMATANQILDADTAELIASDYGWKVERVGFEVEDYLPEVTAKAEDERPRPPVVTIMGHVDHGKTSLLDAIRQASVAAGEAGGITQHIGAYSVSTARGDVTFLDTPGHEAFTSMRARGANVTDIVVLVVAADDGVMPQTIEAIKHAKQAEVPIVVAINKMDVPGANPDRVKKDLAGHELVPEEWGGETIMVPVSAKTKMNLDLLLENLALQAEVLELTANPARPSVGAIVEAKLERGRGPVATVLVQEGTLKLGDAIVTGTHYGRVRAMNNSRGEQVKEVKPGYCAEVVGLSGVPTAGDAINVVSDEKAAKQIADHRAMKERQTELSKVSRESLDQLFAKTKAGGGPKELRVIIKADVQGSAEAVRQAVDKLTTHKVRVVIIDAGVGAITETDVMRAAASKGVVLGFNVKPESGAEAAAKAQQVTLQSYSIIYELIDGVRTEMEGLLEPIRTERKLGRAEVRNTFNVPKLGTIAGAAVLDGVMKRGSFVRLMRENKQLFSGKMASLRRFKDDVKEVAQGFECGIGIENFNDLKAGDIIEAYEIEETRQSLS, encoded by the coding sequence ATGTCGAAGAAGCGCGTTCACGAAATCGCCAAGGAGCTCAAGAGCCACGGGATTGAGCTCGACAACAAGGAGGTCGTGACCGAGCTCGCCGGGCTGGGTTACGACGTCAAGAGCCACTCGTCCTCCCTGGACGATGACCAGGCCACGGCCGCGGTCCAGAAGATCCTGGACAAGCGCAAGCCGAAGCAGGCCGCCGCGCCTGTCGCCGCGAAGGGCTTCGTGGTGCGCCGCAAGGTCGGCGCGCCCGCGGGGACGTCCGCGCCCGAGGCCCAGGACGCCCACGCGCAGACCGCCGAGCCGGCCTACGAGCAGCCGGAGGCCATGCCGGAGCCGCAGGCCGCCGCGCCCGTGACGCAGGAGCCGCCGCAGGCGCCTGCCGCCCCGGAGCCGCCCCCCGCGCCCGTGGAGGCCGCGCCCGCGGCCCGCGCTCCGGAAGCGCCCGCCGAGACGGCCGCTCCGCCCGAGGCGACCGTCGCCACCATCGCCGCCGCCCCGGAGCCGACCCCGGCCCCCGAGGCCCCGGCCACCCCGTCTGTTGCCGCATCCGTCACCCCGCCCGTGACACCGCCGTCCACCCCGCCTCCCGCGGCCGTGGCGGAGACGCCCCGGGCCGCCGAGCCGACCCCGGCCACGGCGACACCGCGCAGTCCTACGCAGGAGAGTCCCCGCTTGCCCAACCCCCCTACGCGCTCGCCGGTCCCGCCCACCGCACGGACGCCTTCTTCCACGTCGACGTCCGCGACGGTCATCTCCCGAGGTCCCGGTTACGTGCAGCGTCCGGGTTCCACGGGCGGGCGCCCCGGTGGGCCGCCGGGCAGCCGTCCGGGGGGGCCGGGTGGTGCCGGTGGTCGTCCGGGTGGGCCCTCGGGTCCGGGCAGCCGTCCTGGCGCGCCCATGCAGGGCCGTCCGGGTTCGGGGCCCATGCAGAACCGCCCGGGAGCGCCCGTGCAGGCGCGCCCCGGCCAGACGGGACCGGTGCGTCCGTCCACGCCTCCCTCGGCGGGCGCCACGGGAGCGACTCCGGTGCAGCCCACCGGCCCGACCATCATGGTCGGCGGCGTGCCGCACGCCCAGGTCGCGCCCACGCCGGGTGCCCAGGCGCGCCCCACGGCCACCCAGGCCGTGGTGATTTCGCGCCCGCTCATCCAGGTCCGCCGCGTCACGCCCACCACGACCCAGGCCAAGCAGTACCCCATGGCCCCGGGCCGCGCCGGCATCCCGACGGAGAAGCGCGAGTACAAGGTCGTCCAGGATCACCTGGGCCGCGGCCGCGAGCTCGTGGACGTCTCCAAGAACAAGGAGCGCGGGCAGCGCAAGCGCACGGGGCCTGAGACGACCAGCGTGTCCAAGCAGGAGCTGTCGGACATGGTCTGGGGCCGCATCCAGATCCCCGTCCGCGGCAAGAAGCGCAAGCCCACGAAGAAGGGCGCCAAGACGCAGATCACCCAGATGGCCGAGGAGAAGAAGGTCATCAAGCTCCAGGAGGGCATCAGCGTCTCCGACCTGGGGCAGCGCATGGGTATCCGCACCGCGGAGCTCATCAAGAAGCTGATGGGCATGCAGAAGATGGCCACGGCGAACCAGATCCTGGACGCCGACACCGCGGAGCTCATCGCCAGCGATTACGGCTGGAAGGTCGAGCGCGTCGGCTTCGAGGTGGAGGACTACCTGCCGGAGGTCACGGCCAAGGCCGAGGACGAGCGTCCCCGTCCGCCGGTGGTCACCATCATGGGCCACGTCGACCACGGCAAGACGAGCCTCCTGGACGCCATCCGCCAGGCCAGCGTGGCCGCGGGCGAGGCGGGCGGCATCACCCAGCACATCGGTGCGTACAGCGTGTCCACCGCGCGCGGCGACGTCACGTTCCTGGACACCCCGGGCCACGAGGCCTTCACGTCCATGCGCGCCCGTGGCGCCAACGTGACGGACATCGTGGTGCTGGTGGTGGCCGCGGATGACGGCGTGATGCCCCAGACCATCGAGGCCATCAAGCACGCCAAGCAGGCGGAAGTGCCCATCGTCGTCGCCATCAACAAGATGGACGTCCCGGGCGCCAACCCCGACCGCGTGAAGAAGGACCTCGCGGGCCACGAGCTGGTGCCGGAAGAGTGGGGCGGCGAGACCATCATGGTGCCCGTCTCCGCCAAGACGAAGATGAACCTGGATCTCCTCCTGGAGAACCTGGCCCTGCAGGCGGAGGTCCTCGAGCTGACCGCCAACCCGGCGCGCCCGTCCGTGGGCGCCATCGTGGAGGCGAAGCTGGAGCGTGGCCGCGGTCCCGTGGCCACGGTGCTGGTGCAGGAGGGCACGCTCAAGCTGGGCGACGCCATCGTCACCGGCACGCACTACGGCCGCGTCCGCGCGATGAACAACAGCCGCGGCGAGCAGGTGAAGGAAGTGAAGCCGGGCTACTGCGCGGAGGTCGTCGGCCTGTCCGGCGTGCCCACCGCGGGTGACGCCATCAACGTCGTCTCCGACGAGAAGGCGGCCAAGCAGATCGCCGACCACCGCGCCATGAAGGAGCGGCAGACGGAGCTCAGCAAGGTCAGCCGCGAGTCCCTGGACCAGCTCTTCGCCAAGACGAAGGCGGGCGGCGGGCCCAAGGAGCTGCGCGTCATCATCAAGGCGGACGTGCAGGGCTCGGCGGAGGCCGTGCGTCAGGCGGTGGACAAGCTCACCACGCACAAGGTGCGGGTGGTCATCATCGACGCGGGCGTGGGCGCCATCACGGAGACCGACGTCATGCGCGCCGCCGCTTCCAAGGGCGTCGTGCTCGGCTTCAACGTGAAGCCGGAGTCGGGCGCGGAGGCCGCGGCCAAGGCGCAGCAGGTGACGCTGCAGAGCTACTCCATCATCTACGAACTCATCGACGGGGTTCGCACGGAGATGGAGGGCCTCCTGGAGCCCATCCGCACCGAGCGCAAGCTGGGCCGTGCGGAGGTGCGCAACACCTTCAACGTGCCGAAGCTGGGCACCATCGCCGGCGCGGCCGTCCTGGACGGCGTGATGAAGCGCGGCTCGTTCGTGCGCCTCATGCGCGAGAACAAGCAGCTCTTCTCCGGGAAGATGGCGTCGCTGCGCCGCTTCAAGGACGACGTGAAGGAAGTCGCCCAGGGCTTCGAGTGCGGTATCGGCATCGAGAACTTCAACGACCTCAAGGCCGGCGACATCATCGAGGCCTACGAGATCGAGGAGACCCGCCAGAGCCTCTCGTAA
- a CDS encoding YlxR family RNase P modulator, protein MRRATKRPGTHPMEITASGPLRTCVGCGSRKAQAELTRFVVGPQGSVVADRRRRLPGRGAYLCGAGCLTAALKRKALGRAFRGKAGQVDPSVLGQAWE, encoded by the coding sequence ATGCGCCGCGCAACCAAACGGCCCGGGACACATCCCATGGAAATCACGGCGTCAGGTCCGCTCAGGACCTGCGTCGGGTGCGGTTCTCGCAAGGCACAGGCGGAACTCACCCGGTTCGTGGTAGGTCCCCAGGGCAGCGTGGTGGCGGACAGGCGGCGGCGGCTGCCGGGGCGGGGGGCGTACCTGTGCGGTGCCGGTTGTCTGACGGCAGCGCTCAAGCGTAAGGCGCTAGGCAGGGCCTTCCGGGGCAAGGCGGGTCAGGTTGACCCGTCGGTGCTCGGGCAGGCATGGGAGTGA
- the nusA gene encoding transcription termination factor NusA, which translates to MPTPANPAVNLNLVLDQVAKDKGIERAVLIATLEDAMNTAAKKHFGQDRNLEAKYDPEKGVVELFQAITVVAEITDPVQAVNQITMDEAHKKGMEVEPGDELVFQIFYRDEDANEAKAQDDQYGDILRLKTFRRGFGRIAAQTAKQVILQRTRDAERENVFNEYKDRKNEIVTGIARRFERGNIVVDLGRAEAVLPVREQVPRETYRPGDRVQAYVLDVLRESKGPQIVLSRASVNLLTKLFEMEVPEIAEGIVVIEAAAREPGGRAKIAVSSRDSDVDPVGACVGMKGSRVQAVVQELRGEKIDIVPYDEDPARFVCSALAPAEVSRVIIDEANHAMELIVPDDQLSLAIGRRGQNVRLAAQLTGWKLDINSESRVREMREFASRSLGALPGVNEMLVETLYAHGFRQARDVADANPEVLAQIPGIDPTRIPSMQEEARKRMVEDQQELSRMDYEREQARLAEARRHPDELSQPERMARVRGVGEKTIEQLILAGYRSVEDIANEKDLTRLGDVPGVGIKKARQLKSAAENYLVEEAKLRAELNAERGALASAGGSEGAEAAKAP; encoded by the coding sequence ATGCCCACGCCCGCCAACCCGGCCGTCAACCTCAACCTCGTCCTGGATCAGGTCGCCAAGGACAAGGGCATCGAACGGGCCGTGCTCATTGCCACCCTCGAGGACGCGATGAACACCGCGGCCAAGAAGCACTTTGGCCAGGACCGCAACCTCGAGGCCAAGTACGACCCGGAGAAGGGCGTCGTGGAGCTCTTCCAGGCCATCACCGTGGTCGCGGAGATCACCGACCCCGTCCAGGCCGTGAACCAGATCACCATGGACGAGGCCCACAAGAAGGGCATGGAGGTGGAGCCCGGCGACGAGCTCGTCTTCCAGATCTTCTACCGGGACGAGGACGCCAACGAGGCCAAGGCCCAGGATGACCAGTACGGGGACATCCTCCGGCTGAAGACCTTCCGCCGCGGCTTCGGCCGCATCGCGGCGCAGACGGCCAAGCAGGTCATCCTGCAGCGCACCCGCGACGCCGAGCGTGAGAACGTCTTCAACGAGTACAAGGACCGCAAGAACGAGATCGTCACCGGCATCGCCCGCCGGTTCGAGCGCGGCAACATCGTCGTGGACCTGGGCCGCGCGGAGGCCGTGCTGCCCGTGCGCGAGCAGGTCCCGCGTGAGACCTACCGCCCGGGCGACCGCGTCCAGGCGTACGTGCTGGACGTGCTGCGCGAGTCCAAGGGCCCGCAGATCGTGTTGTCGCGCGCGTCCGTGAACCTGCTCACCAAGCTCTTCGAGATGGAGGTGCCGGAAATCGCCGAGGGCATCGTCGTCATCGAGGCGGCGGCGCGTGAGCCGGGCGGCCGCGCGAAGATCGCCGTGTCCAGCCGCGACTCGGACGTGGATCCTGTGGGCGCGTGCGTGGGCATGAAGGGCAGCCGCGTGCAGGCGGTGGTGCAGGAGCTGCGCGGAGAGAAGATCGACATCGTCCCCTACGACGAGGACCCGGCGCGCTTCGTGTGCTCGGCCCTGGCCCCCGCGGAGGTCAGCCGCGTCATCATCGACGAGGCCAACCACGCCATGGAGCTCATCGTCCCGGACGACCAGCTGTCGCTGGCCATTGGCCGGCGCGGGCAGAACGTGCGCCTGGCGGCGCAGCTGACCGGCTGGAAGCTGGACATCAACAGCGAGAGCCGCGTGCGGGAGATGCGCGAGTTCGCCAGCCGCTCGCTGGGCGCCCTGCCGGGTGTCAACGAGATGCTGGTGGAGACGCTCTACGCGCACGGCTTCCGCCAGGCGCGTGACGTGGCGGACGCGAACCCGGAGGTGCTGGCGCAGATCCCCGGCATCGACCCCACCCGCATCCCCTCCATGCAGGAGGAGGCGCGCAAGCGCATGGTGGAGGACCAGCAGGAGCTGTCGCGCATGGACTACGAGCGCGAGCAGGCCCGGCTGGCCGAGGCCCGCCGCCACCCGGACGAGCTGTCCCAGCCGGAGCGAATGGCGCGCGTGCGCGGCGTCGGAGAGAAGACCATCGAGCAGCTCATCCTCGCCGGCTACCGCTCGGTGGAGGACATCGCGAACGAGAAGGACCTCACCCGCCTGGGCGACGTGCCGGGCGTGGGCATCAAGAAGGCCCGCCAGCTGAAGAGCGCGGCGGAGAACTATCTGGTGGAGGAGGCCAAGCTGCGCGCGGAGTTGAACGCGGAACGGGGCGCGCTGGCGTCGGCCGGCGGCTCGGAGGGCGCGGAAGCGGCCAAGGCACCGTAA
- the rimP gene encoding ribosome maturation factor RimP: MESKNIKQTVEEKAASLLEPIVANEGLELLDVEYVREREGWVLRLFIDKPGGRVGLDECSQVSRAVDPVLDVEDFIPQEYNLEVSSPGVNRPLKKPAHFQRVKGQKVKVKTFGPLGDPPRKNFSGTLTEVAADAISVDVEGGGVFVIPFKDIAKAHLEFEF, encoded by the coding sequence ATGGAGTCGAAGAACATCAAACAGACGGTGGAGGAGAAGGCGGCGTCGCTGCTGGAACCCATCGTGGCGAACGAAGGCCTGGAGCTCCTGGACGTGGAGTACGTCCGCGAGCGTGAGGGCTGGGTGTTGCGGCTGTTCATCGACAAGCCCGGTGGCCGGGTGGGTCTGGACGAGTGCTCCCAGGTGTCGCGCGCCGTGGATCCGGTGCTCGACGTGGAGGACTTCATCCCCCAGGAATACAACCTGGAGGTGTCCAGCCCCGGGGTGAACCGGCCCTTGAAGAAGCCGGCGCACTTCCAACGGGTGAAGGGGCAGAAGGTCAAGGTGAAGACCTTCGGCCCGCTGGGTGATCCTCCGCGGAAGAACTTCAGCGGCACGCTCACCGAAGTGGCGGCCGACGCCATCTCCGTGGACGTGGAGGGGGGCGGCGTGTTCGTCATCCCCTTCAAGGACATCGCCAAGGCCCACCTGGAGTTCGAGTTCTAG
- a CDS encoding carbon-nitrogen hydrolase family protein, which translates to MHLIAAAQMVSTADKAHNLDVATRLVRQAASLGAHLVGLPENFSWMGPEPERPSAAEGLDGPTLSRMAELARGTKTTLLAGSILEEGAPGGRLYNTSVLFGPDGARLAVYRKMHLFDVDVGDGATYQESAAVAPGTEVVAADTAVGRLGMSVCYDLRFPELYRRLSRDGATLLAVPAAFTMMTGKDHWEVLLRARAIENQAYVLAPAQGGRHSAQRLTYGHAMVVDPWGLVTARASEGEGLAVAPVDPELQARIRRNLPCLAHRRLD; encoded by the coding sequence ATGCACCTCATCGCCGCCGCACAGATGGTGTCCACCGCGGACAAGGCCCACAACCTGGATGTGGCCACGCGCCTCGTGCGCCAGGCCGCCTCCCTGGGTGCCCACCTCGTGGGCCTGCCGGAGAACTTCTCCTGGATGGGCCCGGAGCCCGAGCGCCCCTCCGCGGCGGAGGGCCTGGATGGCCCCACCCTGAGCCGGATGGCGGAGCTGGCCCGGGGGACGAAGACGACGCTGCTGGCCGGCTCCATCCTGGAGGAGGGAGCGCCCGGCGGCCGGCTCTACAACACCAGCGTCCTCTTCGGCCCGGACGGCGCCCGCCTGGCCGTCTACCGGAAGATGCACCTGTTCGATGTGGACGTGGGTGACGGGGCCACCTACCAGGAGTCCGCGGCGGTGGCGCCGGGGACGGAGGTGGTGGCGGCGGACACGGCGGTGGGACGGCTGGGCATGAGCGTCTGCTACGACCTGCGCTTCCCGGAGCTGTACCGGCGGCTGTCCCGGGACGGGGCGACGCTGCTCGCGGTGCCGGCGGCCTTCACGATGATGACGGGCAAGGACCACTGGGAGGTGCTGCTGCGCGCCCGGGCCATCGAAAACCAGGCCTACGTGCTGGCCCCGGCCCAGGGAGGGCGGCACTCCGCGCAGCGGCTGACGTACGGCCACGCGATGGTGGTGGACCCGTGGGGCCTGGTGACGGCGCGGGCCTCCGAGGGCGAGGGCCTGGCGGTGGCGCCGGTGGACCCCGAGCTCCAGGCACGCATCCGGCGGAATTTGCCGTGCCTGGCGCACAGACGGCTGGACTGA
- a CDS encoding FecR family protein: MALPPGCTADEKPPGPAEAPLPPPAPRAHLRELTGDVQIKRAVADEWSPARDELPLYENDKVRTEAGASAQVVFANGSTLHLGGDSLVGIAESKLRTDVTVLRGRVDATLEKPAAQSLSVTTPSATVRAGRKIEFQ; encoded by the coding sequence ATGGCCCTTCCTCCCGGCTGCACCGCCGATGAGAAGCCTCCTGGGCCCGCCGAGGCGCCCCTGCCTCCGCCCGCGCCCCGCGCGCACCTGCGGGAGCTGACGGGGGACGTGCAGATCAAACGCGCGGTGGCGGACGAGTGGAGCCCCGCGCGCGACGAGTTGCCCCTCTACGAAAACGACAAGGTCCGCACCGAGGCCGGGGCCAGCGCCCAGGTCGTGTTCGCCAACGGAAGCACGCTGCACCTGGGGGGCGATTCCCTGGTGGGCATCGCGGAAAGCAAGCTTCGAACGGACGTCACCGTCCTCCGGGGACGGGTGGACGCCACCTTGGAGAAACCGGCCGCCCAGTCGCTGTCCGTCACCACCCCATCCGCCACGGTTCGTGCGGGCAGGAAGATTGAATTCCAATGA
- a CDS encoding peptidoglycan-binding protein LysM, with amino-acid sequence MKAALWLSAWMGLSVVPSTAPTSVGRQSPDGSAPSGDSAAAAARKAPGTEPQTALKALEMSRAAVTAAPDDARRREAESRLKEAEAHFQAARYAEALHKADEAWALLNPPQPSNFTVEVDHDGGTTTVTHRQGPPVTVEAQHATRVLARGESVRVQQGTVLPEPPGAPLLGQPADNARFTLKPAPGGLLGPVTLSWTSVAGATRYEVEVVAEGVEGGATPAPVRSVVASRQWTLPSLPAGRYRWTVTAVSLEQGRSLPSQTRRFELAAESLELNVKVKDGWQK; translated from the coding sequence ATGAAGGCCGCCCTCTGGCTCAGCGCGTGGATGGGGCTGTCCGTGGTGCCCTCGACGGCCCCGACCTCGGTGGGGCGCCAGTCACCGGATGGCTCGGCGCCTTCCGGCGACAGCGCCGCGGCGGCCGCGCGCAAGGCGCCCGGCACGGAGCCGCAGACGGCGCTCAAGGCGCTGGAGATGTCGCGCGCGGCGGTGACGGCCGCGCCGGACGACGCGCGCCGCCGCGAGGCCGAGTCCCGCCTGAAGGAAGCGGAGGCGCACTTCCAGGCCGCCCGGTACGCGGAGGCGCTGCACAAGGCGGACGAGGCGTGGGCGCTGCTCAACCCGCCCCAGCCGTCCAACTTCACGGTGGAGGTGGACCATGACGGCGGAACCACCACCGTCACCCACCGCCAGGGGCCTCCGGTCACCGTGGAGGCGCAGCACGCCACCCGGGTGCTGGCCAGGGGCGAGTCCGTGCGCGTGCAGCAGGGCACCGTGCTGCCGGAGCCGCCCGGCGCGCCGCTGCTCGGGCAGCCCGCGGACAACGCCCGCTTCACGCTGAAGCCGGCGCCCGGGGGACTGCTGGGGCCGGTGACGCTGTCGTGGACTTCCGTGGCGGGCGCCACGCGCTACGAGGTGGAGGTCGTCGCGGAGGGCGTGGAGGGGGGGGCGACGCCGGCGCCGGTGCGCTCGGTGGTGGCCTCGCGGCAATGGACATTGCCGTCGCTGCCCGCGGGCCGTTATCGCTGGACGGTGACGGCGGTGAGTCTGGAGCAGGGGCGGTCCCTGCCCTCGCAGACACGGCGCTTCGAGCTGGCCGCGGAATCGCTCGAACTCAACGTCAAGGTGAAGGACGGGTGGCAGAAGTAG
- a CDS encoding HD domain-containing phosphohydrolase gives MRLFKVILLLMLVVSIIPTVMVGWVSVSHTRELLIRDAQELAQERVKQLRLKAENFLEEPTARVVGLSSVPGGFFTLPRDTQRLHISAVLNQRPEVLALTVFGADRQRLPGLQAFAVHDMTPSAVAEHEERARALLDSGLTGVRYSDVVASHGGGGGPVVTLAFPVGDPVQGYMAADLTLAGLRQMLSQERVGSTGFAYLADRRGRLIAGGGDLGAVGDDVSRRLPLAHLLKQREGTPDTELFHVGNFGEGRDAVVSAYSVLPEAGWAIVSEQPVEHAYRQVETMERRILLGLGGAILVALVLAAIFSRNLTQPLKTFIATSLELARGKFGVEVHLKQKNELGELAQTFNYMSKQLMAYDMETRGLYESLEKGYLETIVALANSIDSKDAYTRGHSQRVGDVAVEIGRELKLTERELRQLQYGGILHDIGKIGIAENILCKQSRLTDQEMATMREHPAIGDAIIGPVSFLVPVRACVRHHHERWDGTGYPDKLKGEAIPLLARIVACADTFDACTSTRPYQKAMPLEKAMEILDNLSGAQLDPRVVQALRAVLAQRGVRLEGHRQPVKLAS, from the coding sequence GTGCGATTGTTCAAGGTCATCCTCCTGCTGATGCTGGTGGTCAGCATCATCCCCACGGTGATGGTGGGCTGGGTGTCGGTGTCCCATACGCGCGAGCTGCTCATCCGCGACGCGCAGGAGCTGGCGCAGGAGCGCGTGAAGCAGCTGCGCCTGAAGGCGGAGAACTTCCTGGAGGAGCCCACGGCGCGCGTGGTGGGGCTGTCCAGCGTGCCGGGCGGCTTCTTCACCCTGCCGCGCGACACGCAGCGGCTGCACATCTCCGCGGTGCTCAACCAGCGCCCGGAGGTGCTGGCGCTCACCGTGTTCGGCGCGGACCGGCAGCGGCTGCCGGGGCTGCAGGCCTTCGCGGTGCACGACATGACGCCCAGCGCGGTGGCGGAGCACGAGGAGCGCGCGCGGGCCCTGCTGGACTCGGGGCTCACCGGGGTGCGCTATTCGGACGTCGTGGCGTCCCACGGCGGAGGCGGCGGGCCGGTGGTGACGCTGGCCTTCCCGGTGGGCGACCCGGTGCAGGGCTACATGGCCGCGGACCTCACGCTCGCGGGCCTGCGGCAGATGCTGTCCCAGGAGCGCGTGGGCAGCACGGGCTTCGCGTACCTGGCGGACCGGCGCGGCCGGCTGATTGCCGGCGGCGGAGACCTGGGCGCGGTGGGCGATGACGTGTCCAGGCGGCTGCCCCTGGCGCACCTGCTCAAGCAGCGCGAGGGCACGCCGGACACGGAGCTGTTCCACGTGGGCAACTTCGGCGAGGGGCGCGACGCGGTGGTGTCCGCGTACTCGGTGCTGCCGGAGGCGGGCTGGGCCATCGTGTCCGAGCAGCCGGTGGAGCACGCGTACCGCCAGGTGGAGACCATGGAGCGGCGCATCCTCCTGGGCCTGGGCGGCGCCATCCTGGTGGCGCTGGTGCTGGCGGCCATCTTCTCCCGCAACCTCACGCAGCCCCTGAAGACGTTCATCGCGACGTCGCTGGAGCTGGCGCGCGGCAAGTTCGGCGTGGAGGTGCACCTCAAGCAGAAGAACGAGCTGGGGGAGCTGGCCCAGACGTTCAACTACATGAGCAAGCAGCTCATGGCGTACGACATGGAGACGCGCGGCCTCTACGAGAGCCTGGAGAAGGGCTACCTGGAGACCATCGTCGCGCTGGCCAACTCCATCGACTCCAAGGACGCGTACACGCGTGGCCACAGCCAGCGGGTGGGCGACGTGGCGGTGGAGATTGGCAGGGAGCTGAAGCTCACCGAGCGCGAGCTGCGCCAGCTGCAGTACGGCGGCATCCTCCACGACATCGGGAAGATTGGCATCGCGGAGAACATCCTCTGCAAGCAGTCCCGGCTCACCGACCAGGAGATGGCGACGATGCGCGAGCACCCCGCCATTGGCGACGCCATCATCGGGCCCGTCAGCTTCCTGGTCCCGGTGCGCGCGTGCGTGCGCCACCACCACGAGCGCTGGGACGGCACGGGCTACCCGGACAAGCTGAAGGGCGAGGCCATCCCGCTGCTCGCGCGCATCGTGGCGTGCGCGGACACCTTCGACGCGTGCACCTCCACGCGCCCCTACCAGAAGGCCATGCCGCTGGAGAAGGCGATGGAGATTTTGGACAACCTCAGCGGCGCGCAGCTGGACCCCCGGGTGGTGCAGGCCCTGCGCGCGGTGCTGGCCCAGCGGGGCGTGCGGCTGGAAGGCCACCGGCAGCCCGTCAAGCTGGCGTCCTGA
- a CDS encoding DUF971 domain-containing protein, which produces MVGRGCCPQALEGGPVSNFWDRIKPAPKPVSATDAKLSADGESLTLTWDDGVTTTATAQVLRQQCPCAACVDEWTAKRTLDPSQVPANLRVLQMQPVGNYALAFVFSDQHSTGIYPWKHLREITQSQG; this is translated from the coding sequence ATGGTAGGGAGGGGCTGCTGTCCCCAAGCCTTGGAAGGTGGACCGGTGAGCAATTTCTGGGATCGCATCAAGCCCGCGCCCAAGCCCGTCAGCGCGACGGATGCGAAGCTGTCCGCGGACGGCGAGTCGCTGACGCTGACGTGGGACGATGGCGTGACGACGACCGCCACCGCGCAGGTGCTGCGCCAGCAGTGCCCGTGCGCCGCGTGCGTGGACGAGTGGACGGCGAAGCGCACGCTGGACCCCTCGCAGGTGCCCGCGAACCTGCGCGTGCTGCAGATGCAGCCGGTGGGCAACTACGCGCTCGCGTTCGTCTTCAGCGACCAGCACAGCACGGGCATCTACCCGTGGAAGCACCTGCGCGAAATCACCCAGTCGCAGGGGTGA